Proteins from a genomic interval of Zingiber officinale cultivar Zhangliang chromosome 1B, Zo_v1.1, whole genome shotgun sequence:
- the LOC122056553 gene encoding DNA topoisomerase 1 beta-like isoform X1: MNDSEEDDDAPIIFRRSNSLLKQGHSTSSLKKTTAQKDSSSIFHQFVQNDSSSHKQNATSLPKASSEKPMAGSNIGSLLPAQSTNSSHDKLTTNDRRPKHEDELSDSDDDKPLSHRHNSVSAIVQRKCSVDSEKTHIHSSHLIVEGRSTEKMDLVDNPTIKSENSDDDKPLSVKYSGVINRSAFSHAAEAPQKPKPSSLKSMKLTSNTSEETDDSEDAKPLLSRFQSNVIGVSSAKVSNGPEKPLSSKLKLNGSNKKGISSKTTAPKGGEKRPLSDANPAESSSSKKAKLTGTSVSAKVKQEVSVSKESKEDDNDHTPIAQRMKKSPSSNSASINQNTLLKTASSSFKKSNLTMNKKRDSKFSKSLKAPVGSGGEQKWTTLQHNGVIFPPLYKPHGIKMLYKGQPVDLTPEQEEVATMFAVMKDTDYALKKQFIKNFMDDWRLILGKNHIIKKFEDCDFTPIYEWHLKEKEKKKQMTSEEKKAAKEEKLKQEEKYMWAIVDGVKEKVGNFRVEPPGLFRGRGEHPKMGKLKKRIRPTDITINIGKDVPIPKCPIPGERWKEVKHDNTVTWLAFWNDPINPKEFKYVFLAASSSLKGQSDKEKYEKSRLLKDYIQDIRANYTRDFNSKDPTKRQISVATYLIDKLALRAGNEKDDDEADDEADTVGCCTLKVENVELVPPNKLKFDFLGKDSIRYLNTVEVEPPVYTAIGDFRTAKKSNGSKKDKVDDLFDLLDTSKLNAHLKELMPGLTAKVFRTYNASITLDVILNKETRDGSVPEKVAVYQHANKEVAIICNHQRSVSKSHETQMSKLNEKINDLKTQREELTTDLSRAKLRKPPLEDKDGKPKKNLAPQAIENKIAQLDAKIEKMEMDKQIKEDLKTVALGTSKINYLDLRISVAWCKRHEVPIEKIFNKSLLAKFTWAMDVDPNFRF, translated from the exons ATGAATGATagcgaagaagatgatgatgcacCTATTATTTTTAGGAGGTCAAACTCTTTGTTAAAACAAGgtcactcaacctcttctttgaAGAAAACAACTGCTCAAAAGGATTCCAGCTCTATTTTTCATCAATTTGTGCAAAATGATAGCAGCTCACATAAGCAAAATGCAACATCACTCCCTAAGGCATCTAGTGAGAAGCCTATGGCAGGATCAAATATTGGATCTTTGCTACCTGCCCAGTCAACTAATTCATCTCATGATAAATTAACAACAAATGATAGGAGGCCAAAGCATGAGGATGAGCTATCTGATTCAGATGATGATAAACCATTAAGTCATAGACATAATTCTGTTTCAGCAATAGTTCAGAGAAAATGTTCTGTGGACTCAGAGAAAACACATATACATTCTTCACATCTTATTGTTGAAGGTAGGAGCACTGAAAAGATGGACTTGGTGGACAATCCAACCATAAAGAGTGAGAATTCTGATGATGACAAACCATTGAGTGTCAAATATTCAGGAGTAATCAACAGAAGTGCCTTTTCACATGCTGCAGAGGCTCCTCAAAAACCAAAGCCTTCTTCACTTAAATCCATGAAGTTGACTTCCAATACCAGTGAAGAAACAGATGATTCAGAAGATGCAAAACCACTTCTTTCTAGGTTTCAGTCTAATGTTATTGGTGTTTCTTCCGCGAAAGTCTCCAATGGACCTGAGAAGCCTTTGTCTTCTAAATTGAAGTTAAATGGTTCTAACAAGAAGGGCATAAGCAGTAAGACAACTGCTCCCAAAGGTGGAGAAAAGCGACCTCTTAGTGATGCCAATCCTGCAGAATCTTCATCAAGTAAGAAAGCAAAGCTAACAGGTACCTCTGTTTCTGCCAAAGTTAAACAGGAGGTTTCTGTTAGTAAAGAAAGTAAAGAAGATGATAATGATCACACACCAATTGCACAACGAATGAAGAAGTCACCGTCTTCTAATAGTGCATCAATCAACCAGAATACATTGCTGAAAACTGCTAGTTCATCATTCAAGAAAAGTAATCTTACAATGAATAAAAAGAGGGATTCTAAATTCTCAAAGTCATTGAAGGCCCCTGTTGGATCTGGTGGGGAGCAGAAATGGACTACCTTGCAACACAATGGTGTTATATTTCCCCCTCTATACAAGCCTCATGGGATTAAAATGCTTTATAAGGGACAACCAGTTGATTTGACTCCTGAACAAGAAGAG GTGGCGACAATGTTTGCTGTCATGAAAGACACAGATTATGCCCTGAAAAAACAATTTATCAAAAACTTTATGGATGATTGGCGACTAATACTTGGTAAAAATCACATCATTAAGAAGTTTGAGGACTGTGATTTTACCCCAATATATGAATGGCATctaaaggagaaggagaagaagaagcagatgACTTCTGAG GAAAAGAAGGCTGCAAAGGAAGAAAAAttgaagcaagaagagaagtatATGTGGGCTATTGTTGATGGTGTGAAAGAGAAG GTTGGAAACTTTAGAGTAGAACCACCAGGGTTATTTCGTGGTCGAGGAGAGCATCCAAAG ATGGGAAAGTTGAAAAAGAGAATTAGGCCAACAGATATTACCATCAATATAGGAAAAGATGTACCAATTCCCAAATGTCCAATACCTGGTGAAAG ATGGAAAGAAGTAAAACATGATAATACTGTCACGTGGTTGGCATTCTGGAATGATCCCATAAATCcaaaagagttcaaatatgtcttTCTGGCAGCAAGTAGTTCATTGAAAGGGCAAAGTGACAAAGAGAAATATGAGAAATCCAGGTTGTTGAAG GATTATATACAAGATATTCGGGCAAACTATACAAGAGATTTTAATAGTAAAGATCCAACAAAGAGGCAAATATCAGTGGCGACCTACCTTATTGATAAGCTGGCACTCAGGGCTGGCAATGAAAAG GATGATGATGAGGCTGATGATGAGGCTGATACTGTTGGTTGCTGCACTTTAAAGGTCGAGAACGTTGAGTTAGTTCCTCCAAATAAATTGAAG TTTGACTTCTTAGGTAAAGATTCTATTAGATACTTAAACACAGTGGAGGTTGAACCACCTGTTTATACAGCAATTGGTGATTTTCGAACTG CCAAAAAGAGCAACGGAAGTAAGAAAGACAAGGTTGATGATCTCTTTGACTTGCTGGATACAAGTAAACTCAATGCACACCTGAAGGAACTCATGCCTGGACTCACTGCAAAAGTGTTTCGTACATACAATGCTTCTATTACCTTGGATGTTATA TTGAATAAGGAAACCAGGGATGGCTCTGTGCCTGAGAAGGTGGCAGTCTATCAACATGCAAACAAAGAG GTTGCAATTATCTGTAATCACCAACGCAGTGTATCAAAGTCTCATGAAACTCAGATGTCTAAGTTGAATGAAAAGataaatgatttaaag ACCCAAAGAGAGGAATTGACAACAGATTTGAGTAGGGCTAAGTTACGGAAGCCTCCACTTGAAGATAAAGACGGGAAGCCAAAGAAGAACTTGGCCCCTCAAGC GATCGAGAATAAAATTGCTCAGCTTGATGCCAAGATAGAAAAAATGGAAATGGATAAACAAATAAAAGAGGATCTGAAAACAGTTGCCCTTGGAACATCAAAAATTAATTACCTTGACCTGAGAATATCAGTCGCATGGTGCAAGAGGCATGAAGTGCCAATCGAGAAG ATATTCAACAAATCACTACTTGCAAAATTTACATGGGCAATGGATGTTGATCCCAACTTCAGATTCTAG
- the LOC122056553 gene encoding DNA topoisomerase 1 beta-like isoform X2 — translation MYQFPNVQYLVKGNVINRAKLELSRWKEVKHDNTVTWLAFWNDPINPKEFKYVFLAASSSLKGQSDKEKYEKSRLLKDYIQDIRANYTRDFNSKDPTKRQISVATYLIDKLALRAGNEKDDDEADDEADTVGCCTLKVENVELVPPNKLKFDFLGKDSIRYLNTVEVEPPVYTAIGDFRTAKKSNGSKKDKVDDLFDLLDTSKLNAHLKELMPGLTAKVFRTYNASITLDVILNKETRDGSVPEKVAVYQHANKEVAIICNHQRSVSKSHETQMSKLNEKINDLKTQREELTTDLSRAKLRKPPLEDKDGKPKKNLAPQAIENKIAQLDAKIEKMEMDKQIKEDLKTVALGTSKINYLDLRISVAWCKRHEVPIEKIFNKSLLAKFTWAMDVDPNFRF, via the exons ATGTACCAATTCCCAAATGTCCAATACCTGGTGAAAGGTAATGTTATTAACAGAGCAAAACTTGAGCTAAGCAG ATGGAAAGAAGTAAAACATGATAATACTGTCACGTGGTTGGCATTCTGGAATGATCCCATAAATCcaaaagagttcaaatatgtcttTCTGGCAGCAAGTAGTTCATTGAAAGGGCAAAGTGACAAAGAGAAATATGAGAAATCCAGGTTGTTGAAG GATTATATACAAGATATTCGGGCAAACTATACAAGAGATTTTAATAGTAAAGATCCAACAAAGAGGCAAATATCAGTGGCGACCTACCTTATTGATAAGCTGGCACTCAGGGCTGGCAATGAAAAG GATGATGATGAGGCTGATGATGAGGCTGATACTGTTGGTTGCTGCACTTTAAAGGTCGAGAACGTTGAGTTAGTTCCTCCAAATAAATTGAAG TTTGACTTCTTAGGTAAAGATTCTATTAGATACTTAAACACAGTGGAGGTTGAACCACCTGTTTATACAGCAATTGGTGATTTTCGAACTG CCAAAAAGAGCAACGGAAGTAAGAAAGACAAGGTTGATGATCTCTTTGACTTGCTGGATACAAGTAAACTCAATGCACACCTGAAGGAACTCATGCCTGGACTCACTGCAAAAGTGTTTCGTACATACAATGCTTCTATTACCTTGGATGTTATA TTGAATAAGGAAACCAGGGATGGCTCTGTGCCTGAGAAGGTGGCAGTCTATCAACATGCAAACAAAGAG GTTGCAATTATCTGTAATCACCAACGCAGTGTATCAAAGTCTCATGAAACTCAGATGTCTAAGTTGAATGAAAAGataaatgatttaaag ACCCAAAGAGAGGAATTGACAACAGATTTGAGTAGGGCTAAGTTACGGAAGCCTCCACTTGAAGATAAAGACGGGAAGCCAAAGAAGAACTTGGCCCCTCAAGC GATCGAGAATAAAATTGCTCAGCTTGATGCCAAGATAGAAAAAATGGAAATGGATAAACAAATAAAAGAGGATCTGAAAACAGTTGCCCTTGGAACATCAAAAATTAATTACCTTGACCTGAGAATATCAGTCGCATGGTGCAAGAGGCATGAAGTGCCAATCGAGAAG ATATTCAACAAATCACTACTTGCAAAATTTACATGGGCAATGGATGTTGATCCCAACTTCAGATTCTAG